The following coding sequences are from one Acidobacteriota bacterium window:
- a CDS encoding thioredoxin domain-containing protein has product MQKPQTYTNKLINESSPYLLQHAHNPVDWYPWGEEAFERAKAEDKPILVSIGYSACHWCHVMEHESFEDEAVAAIQNEHFINIKVDMEERPDVDQIYMNFVQLTTGRGGWPMNVFITPEKMPFFGGTYFPPNPRYGMPSWPQLLESIAEAWRERRDELMGSAFEILGELRKLSIADPAGAGVSNELLDVAFASFVRSFDAKNGGFGGAPKFPAAMSMEFLLRYWKRTGNENALSIVKHTAEKMAKGGIYDQLGGGFHRYAVDAIWLVPHFEKMLYDNAQLIRIYLHLYQITKDDFFRRIAEETLEYVRREMIGPEGGFYSTQDADSEGEEGKFFVWTPEEIVEILGEDDARVFCLYYDVTAEGNFEGHNIPNIKNAPEETAAALGLSETELQAVIERSKEKLFTEREKRIKPFRDEKVLTAWNGLMLAAFAEAAAVLGNGEYLTAAKANADFLLKELVSDGRVLRTWKDGKAKLNGYVEDYANLADGLLDLYQVSGDVWYFSEARRLAEMMITEFWDPENGGFFFTSNDHEELIVRNKDFNDNATPSGNSVAADVLIKLAKFTGEEKYERFAMTVLRLMSGQIRRFPNGFGRALATLEFALGETKEVALVGENVSQLTAELWREYRPMKVAAISGETVGDEVPLLRGRTSVDGNAAAYVCEGFVCKRPVTAPEELSELLG; this is encoded by the coding sequence ATGCAGAAACCGCAAACATACACGAACAAACTCATTAACGAAAGTAGCCCTTATTTGCTCCAGCACGCTCATAACCCCGTTGATTGGTATCCCTGGGGCGAGGAGGCTTTCGAGCGAGCAAAGGCTGAGGACAAGCCTATCCTGGTCAGCATTGGCTATTCGGCGTGCCATTGGTGCCATGTGATGGAGCACGAATCGTTCGAGGACGAAGCGGTTGCCGCGATCCAGAACGAGCACTTCATCAACATCAAGGTCGATATGGAAGAGCGTCCCGACGTTGATCAGATCTATATGAACTTCGTTCAGCTGACGACCGGCCGCGGCGGCTGGCCGATGAACGTCTTCATCACGCCCGAGAAGATGCCCTTCTTTGGCGGAACATATTTCCCGCCAAACCCGCGATACGGAATGCCGAGCTGGCCGCAGCTCCTCGAGAGCATCGCCGAGGCTTGGCGTGAACGCCGCGATGAGCTTATGGGCTCGGCTTTCGAGATACTCGGCGAGCTGCGAAAACTGTCGATCGCGGATCCGGCAGGAGCTGGCGTGAGCAACGAATTGCTCGATGTCGCCTTTGCGAGCTTCGTCCGGTCATTCGACGCAAAAAACGGAGGCTTCGGCGGAGCACCGAAGTTTCCCGCGGCGATGTCGATGGAGTTTCTGCTTCGCTACTGGAAGCGGACCGGCAACGAGAACGCCCTCTCGATCGTGAAGCACACCGCCGAAAAAATGGCGAAGGGCGGCATTTATGATCAGCTCGGCGGCGGGTTTCACCGATACGCGGTCGATGCTATCTGGCTTGTGCCGCACTTTGAGAAGATGCTGTATGACAATGCCCAGCTGATCCGCATTTACCTTCATCTTTATCAGATAACGAAGGATGACTTCTTCCGTCGTATAGCCGAAGAAACACTTGAATACGTCCGCCGCGAGATGATCGGCCCAGAGGGCGGCTTTTACTCGACACAGGACGCCGACAGCGAAGGCGAAGAAGGGAAGTTCTTTGTCTGGACGCCGGAGGAGATCGTCGAAATTCTCGGCGAGGACGACGCCCGCGTGTTCTGCCTTTACTACGATGTAACCGCCGAAGGTAACTTTGAGGGGCACAACATTCCCAACATCAAGAACGCTCCCGAAGAGACGGCCGCGGCTCTTGGCCTCTCAGAAACTGAATTGCAGGCGGTTATCGAGCGAAGCAAAGAAAAACTCTTTACCGAACGCGAGAAGCGCATCAAGCCTTTCCGCGATGAAAAGGTACTGACCGCGTGGAACGGGCTAATGCTCGCCGCCTTTGCCGAGGCGGCGGCCGTGCTCGGTAACGGTGAATATCTTACGGCCGCCAAAGCGAATGCCGATTTTCTCCTAAAGGAATTGGTCAGCGACGGCCGCGTGCTCCGCACCTGGAAGGACGGCAAGGCGAAGCTCAACGGCTACGTTGAGGACTACGCGAATCTTGCCGACGGCCTGCTTGATCTATATCAGGTCTCAGGTGATGTGTGGTACTTCAGCGAAGCTCGCCGGCTTGCGGAGATGATGATCACCGAGTTTTGGGATCCGGAGAATGGCGGATTCTTTTTTACGTCGAATGACCATGAAGAACTGATCGTTCGTAACAAGGACTTTAACGACAACGCAACACCCTCTGGCAATTCGGTCGCGGCCGACGTGCTCATCAAGCTGGCGAAGTTCACCGGCGAAGAGAAATACGAACGGTTCGCGATGACCGTGCTGAGGTTGATGTCCGGGCAGATCCGCCGCTTCCCGAATGGCTTTGGTCGGGCATTGGCGACACTTGAGTTCGCGCTCGGCGAAACGAAAGAGGTTGCTCTAGTCGGGGAAAATGTAAGCCAACTTACCGCTGAGCTCTGGCGCGAATACAGGCCTATGAAGGTCGCGGCGATCTCGGGCGAAACGGTCGGCGATGAAGTTCCGCTTCTAAGAGGACGCACCAGCGTTGACGGAAATGCGGCCGCGTATGTTTGCGAAGGATTTGTCTGCAAGCGGCCGGTGACAGCTCCGGAGGAGCTTTCCGAACTGCTGGGTTAA
- a CDS encoding DUF4440 domain-containing protein has product MRYAFLFIALFFIGTASAVEAQVNVTDELTLAAGVPKHAGLDEVYQRFSKAYRDLDAGAFKDIYTSDAAYLVPGQNVQIGIDGIAANFARFFDSIRQREARLTIAFEIVQRKAESAMAYDVGIYTIRTFNKQGSQIGVGKGKFVVVGLRKDDVWMFKVDGFSPMPADTATAAPTVSSVSWIAGCWEINDTARERVVHEQWTKPVGGVMLGMARTVRAGKLANWEFTRLIEKDGDVFYVAKPSQNAAETFFKLVKISAAEAVFENPEHDFPQRIIYRREGEKLTARIEGTNDGKPAGIDYPFTRVSCP; this is encoded by the coding sequence ATGAGATACGCATTTTTGTTTATCGCTCTATTTTTTATCGGAACGGCATCGGCCGTTGAGGCTCAGGTCAATGTCACGGACGAGTTGACCCTGGCAGCAGGGGTACCGAAACACGCCGGTCTCGATGAGGTATACCAGAGATTCAGCAAAGCATATCGCGACCTCGATGCCGGTGCGTTCAAGGATATTTATACCTCGGACGCGGCCTACCTCGTCCCGGGACAGAACGTACAGATCGGCATTGACGGGATCGCTGCGAACTTTGCCCGATTTTTCGATTCAATTAGGCAGCGCGAAGCAAGGCTTACGATCGCGTTCGAGATCGTCCAGCGAAAGGCCGAAAGCGCAATGGCGTATGACGTCGGTATTTACACCATCCGAACGTTCAACAAGCAAGGCTCGCAGATAGGTGTCGGCAAAGGGAAGTTTGTCGTGGTAGGCCTCCGCAAAGATGACGTATGGATGTTTAAGGTCGATGGCTTCAGTCCGATGCCGGCCGATACCGCCACGGCGGCCCCCACTGTCAGCTCGGTCTCGTGGATCGCAGGATGCTGGGAGATAAATGACACAGCCCGTGAGCGGGTCGTACATGAGCAGTGGACGAAGCCGGTCGGTGGCGTAATGCTCGGGATGGCTCGGACAGTGCGAGCGGGGAAGTTGGCCAATTGGGAATTCACCCGCCTGATCGAAAAGGACGGTGATGTCTTTTACGTCGCCAAGCCTTCTCAGAACGCTGCTGAGACATTCTTCAAGCTTGTAAAGATCTCGGCCGCCGAAGCTGTATTTGAGAATCCCGAACACGACTTCCCGCAACGGATCATCTACCGCCGCGAGGGCGAGAAACTCACCGCCCGCATTGAGGGCACGAACGACGGTAAGCCCGCCGGCATTGATTATCCATTTACCCGCGTTTCCTGTCCCTGA
- a CDS encoding S9 family peptidase yields the protein MKRTLVFLAITLSLAAFAVAQQPPLIDREIFFDNPEYSGAQISPDGKYISFIKPLSGTMNVWVKGISEPFSAARPMTNDQKRPVRSYFWSRDGKFILFVQDDGGDENFNVYAVNPMDKPAAGSPVPAARNITAAQGVRAIIQHVPDSDPDAIYVGLNERDKAWHDLYKVKISTGERTLISENKDRLQQMVFDHADKLRMAVRSAQNGDTELLRVDADGKTTKIYDCNAFEDCGPVAFHKDNKRVYIRTNKGSLDLIELALLDVATGKVEKVEGDPLGKVDLDGVNFSSVTKDIVATVYYDDKPRIYFKDKKYEKYYNDIKKRLGDREINFQSATSDEKKFIVVSTSDVDPGTVWVYDTKSKDLSTLYQVREKLDRSALSPMTPIRYRSSDGLEIQAYLTLPKGLPAKNLPLVVNPHGGPWGRDTWGYDTYAQFLANRGYAVLQPNFRASTGFGKKFLNAGNNEWGEKMQDDITWGVKHLVDQGIVDAKRVGIMGGSYGGYAALAGVTFTPDVYAASVAIVPPSNLQTLLDSIPPYWEAIRETFYKRMGDPRTPEGIAQMKRQSPHLHADKIKTPLMIVQGANDPRVKQRESDQIVIALRDRKYPVEYILAPDEGHGFARPVNNMAMIAAAEKFLAKHLGGRYQTTMTPEVAKRLGEITVDVSKVTVADPGTSGGSTGSGSLSGKWTMTVDAGGQLIDLNLEITQADNDFTGTMASPVGGGKIEKGKVDGNKVTGTIQADVQGSPTTIEMSGTLEGHTIKGTLNVPGFGTLPFTAARPK from the coding sequence ATGAAAAGAACATTGGTATTTCTTGCGATAACGCTATCACTTGCCGCATTTGCGGTGGCACAGCAACCACCGCTTATTGACCGTGAGATCTTTTTTGACAACCCGGAGTACTCCGGTGCACAGATCTCGCCCGACGGGAAATATATCTCTTTCATCAAGCCGCTCAGCGGGACGATGAACGTTTGGGTCAAAGGCATTAGCGAACCATTTTCGGCCGCTCGCCCTATGACGAACGACCAGAAACGGCCCGTTCGTTCCTACTTCTGGTCGCGCGACGGGAAATTCATTTTGTTCGTTCAGGACGATGGCGGCGACGAGAACTTCAACGTTTACGCCGTCAACCCGATGGACAAACCGGCCGCGGGCTCGCCGGTCCCGGCCGCTCGCAACATCACCGCCGCACAGGGCGTAAGGGCGATCATCCAGCACGTGCCGGATTCGGACCCGGATGCCATCTATGTCGGGCTCAACGAACGCGACAAAGCGTGGCACGACCTCTACAAAGTAAAGATCTCGACCGGCGAACGGACGCTGATCAGCGAGAACAAAGATCGCTTGCAGCAGATGGTCTTTGACCACGCCGACAAACTCCGGATGGCCGTCCGCTCTGCACAGAACGGCGATACCGAACTTTTACGCGTTGATGCCGACGGCAAAACGACCAAGATCTATGACTGCAACGCATTCGAGGACTGCGGCCCGGTCGCATTCCACAAGGACAACAAGCGGGTGTATATCCGTACGAACAAGGGTTCGCTGGACCTGATCGAGCTGGCATTGCTGGACGTCGCGACCGGCAAGGTCGAAAAGGTCGAGGGCGATCCGCTCGGCAAGGTCGATCTTGACGGCGTCAATTTTTCGAGCGTCACGAAGGACATCGTCGCGACCGTTTACTACGACGACAAACCGCGTATCTATTTCAAGGACAAGAAATACGAGAAGTATTACAACGACATAAAGAAGCGGCTCGGCGACCGCGAGATCAACTTCCAGTCGGCGACCAGCGATGAAAAGAAGTTCATCGTCGTCAGCACAAGTGACGTCGATCCGGGAACGGTCTGGGTCTATGACACCAAGAGCAAAGACCTCTCGACGCTTTATCAGGTCCGCGAAAAGCTGGACCGTTCCGCTCTTTCGCCGATGACTCCGATCCGCTACAGATCCTCGGACGGGCTCGAGATCCAGGCCTATTTGACCTTGCCGAAGGGGCTACCAGCAAAGAATCTGCCGCTAGTCGTCAATCCGCACGGTGGTCCTTGGGGACGCGATACGTGGGGTTATGATACCTACGCACAGTTTCTGGCAAACCGCGGTTATGCCGTGCTGCAGCCGAACTTCCGTGCCTCGACCGGCTTTGGAAAGAAATTCCTTAATGCCGGTAACAACGAATGGGGCGAGAAGATGCAGGACGATATCACCTGGGGCGTAAAGCATCTGGTCGATCAAGGAATCGTCGATGCGAAACGCGTCGGCATCATGGGCGGAAGCTACGGAGGCTATGCGGCACTTGCGGGCGTAACGTTCACGCCGGATGTTTATGCCGCATCGGTGGCGATCGTGCCGCCTTCGAACTTGCAGACGCTGCTTGATTCGATCCCGCCCTATTGGGAAGCTATCCGAGAGACGTTTTACAAGCGGATGGGCGACCCGCGAACACCGGAAGGCATCGCTCAGATGAAGCGGCAGTCGCCGCACCTCCACGCGGACAAGATCAAGACGCCGTTGATGATAGTTCAAGGTGCCAACGACCCGCGGGTGAAGCAACGTGAGTCTGACCAGATCGTCATCGCACTCCGCGACCGCAAGTATCCGGTCGAGTACATCCTCGCACCGGATGAAGGCCATGGATTTGCCCGGCCGGTCAACAACATGGCGATGATCGCCGCGGCTGAAAAGTTCCTTGCCAAGCACCTTGGCGGGCGGTATCAGACGACAATGACGCCGGAGGTCGCTAAGCGGCTTGGCGAGATCACGGTCGATGTTTCGAAAGTGACGGTTGCCGATCCGGGCACATCGGGCGGTTCTACCGGCTCAGGAAGCCTCAGCGGCAAATGGACGATGACGGTCGATGCCGGCGGGCAACTTATCGACCTGAATCTTGAGATCACGCAAGCCGATAACGACTTCACCGGCACGATGGCATCGCCGGTCGGCGGCGGCAAGATCGAGAAAGGCAAGGTCGATGGGAACAAGGTGACCGGCACCATCCAGGCCGATGTCCAGGGCAGCCCGACCACGATCGAGATGTCCGGAACACTTGAGGGCCACACGATTAAGGGCACGCTCAACGTCCCCGGCTTCGGGACGCTTCCCTTCACCGCGGCCCGGCCTAAGTAG
- a CDS encoding ABC transporter permease: MSISASLPVEVLKMAYDSVMGNKFRSFLTILGIVVGILTAIVVASILTGMRSNIVSMFEEYGTNNIYLFHLSTGFGPSNRDERNRKPLTIDDANAIVAQSSTMQDVASVAVNIGSWGTGFDDNMIYRDKNYRWALTDGVTPNYADIANVSMRNGRWLTELDNFERRNVLVVGISAVEALFDGDPDEALGKTIRMNGMSWEIVGVLEKRKTGFFGENEEDRKIFLPFRTARKVAPTRDAVLHIAQAKNGMIKEAVEEIEGILRVRRDVKFGAPNDFDIKTADDFMRQFDGMLAGIGAAAIAISMLGLLVGGIGVMNIMLVSVTERTKEIGIRKAIGATRSAIVFQFLSEAMALTLLGGVIGVVLSLAISNLLMLLVPSMPATVEPWMIITSLTVSVLIGLVFGVLPARKAAKLDPIEALRYE, from the coding sequence ATGAGTATCTCAGCATCATTACCGGTCGAAGTTCTGAAGATGGCCTATGACAGCGTCATGGGCAACAAATTTCGCTCATTTCTGACGATACTCGGCATTGTGGTCGGCATCTTGACGGCGATAGTCGTCGCTTCGATCCTGACCGGAATGAGGAGCAACATCGTTTCGATGTTTGAGGAATACGGCACGAACAACATCTATCTTTTCCATCTTTCGACCGGCTTTGGCCCGAGCAACCGCGATGAACGGAACCGCAAGCCGCTGACCATCGACGACGCAAACGCCATTGTCGCGCAGTCCTCAACGATGCAGGATGTGGCTTCGGTAGCCGTAAACATCGGTTCGTGGGGCACGGGCTTTGACGACAACATGATCTACCGGGACAAGAATTACCGGTGGGCACTGACCGATGGCGTTACGCCGAACTATGCAGATATTGCCAACGTCAGCATGCGGAACGGCCGCTGGCTGACCGAGCTCGATAATTTCGAACGGCGAAACGTCCTCGTTGTCGGGATAAGTGCGGTCGAGGCATTATTTGACGGCGACCCCGACGAAGCCCTCGGCAAGACGATCCGAATGAACGGAATGTCTTGGGAGATCGTCGGCGTTCTGGAAAAGCGAAAGACGGGCTTTTTTGGCGAGAATGAAGAGGACCGGAAGATCTTTTTGCCGTTCCGCACGGCCCGCAAGGTCGCCCCGACGCGCGATGCCGTGCTGCACATTGCACAGGCAAAGAACGGAATGATCAAAGAGGCGGTCGAAGAGATCGAGGGCATTCTGCGCGTAAGGCGAGACGTGAAATTCGGCGCTCCGAACGACTTTGACATCAAGACGGCCGACGACTTTATGCGGCAGTTTGACGGCATGCTCGCCGGCATTGGTGCCGCCGCGATCGCCATCTCGATGCTCGGGCTGCTGGTCGGCGGCATCGGCGTGATGAACATCATGCTCGTCTCGGTAACCGAACGCACGAAAGAGATCGGCATCCGCAAAGCGATCGGTGCGACGCGGTCCGCGATCGTTTTTCAGTTTCTATCTGAGGCGATGGCTCTTACGCTGCTCGGCGGCGTTATCGGCGTCGTACTTTCGCTCGCGATAAGTAATCTTTTGATGCTCCTTGTGCCCTCGATGCCGGCAACGGTCGAGCCCTGGATGATCATCACCTCGCTCACTGTCTCGGTCCTCATCGGCCTCGTCTTCGGCGTACTCCCCGCGAGAAAAGCCGCCAAACTCGACCCGATCGAAGCCCTGCGGTACGAATAA
- a CDS encoding MBL fold metallo-hydrolase gives MAKISFYGGVGTVTGSKYLIEHDGKKVLVDCGLFQGFKELRERNWQPPPFEPESLDAVIITHAHIDHTGYLPRVVRLGYDKPIYTSKGTGDLLKILLPDSARLQEEEADYRNRHKLTTHTPALPLYDENDARDTLKLLNTVANDGVPVEVAPGIRASFLVAGHIMGASLVLLEIDGAGEGGGPLRFLFSGDLGHYDQPIVKDPAPPPACDYLMVESTYGNRLHGDVDSATQMARIINEAAERGGPILIPAFAVGRTQEVLYLIRELEDEKRIPILPVVVDSPMAAQATQVYARWTEEHDEEYASILNTKRHPLRTASMTTASSRDESKKVNNMKGARIIVSASGMMTGGRILHHAIRMLPDENATVVFVGFQAAGTTGRRIQDGEREVKIMKQWVPVNCRVEKVEGFSAHADWKAVLQWLEGLPNRPKKIFTTHGEPEAAEAMAEHIRDRFGWDVMVPDYLQTAELG, from the coding sequence ATGGCAAAGATAAGCTTCTACGGCGGCGTCGGCACGGTCACCGGTTCCAAGTACTTAATTGAGCACGACGGCAAGAAAGTGCTCGTTGATTGCGGGCTCTTTCAGGGCTTCAAAGAACTCCGCGAGCGTAACTGGCAGCCGCCGCCTTTCGAGCCCGAATCGCTGGACGCTGTCATCATTACCCACGCCCACATCGACCACACCGGCTATCTGCCGCGGGTCGTCCGGCTCGGCTACGACAAACCGATCTACACATCAAAGGGAACCGGCGATCTACTGAAGATCTTGCTTCCCGATTCGGCCAGGCTTCAGGAAGAGGAAGCCGATTACCGCAACCGCCACAAGCTGACGACGCACACGCCGGCACTTCCACTCTATGACGAGAACGACGCACGCGATACCTTGAAGCTTCTCAATACCGTCGCAAACGACGGTGTCCCCGTCGAGGTCGCACCCGGCATCAGGGCAAGCTTTCTCGTCGCTGGGCACATCATGGGAGCGAGCCTCGTGCTTCTTGAGATAGATGGTGCGGGCGAGGGCGGCGGGCCGCTCCGCTTTCTTTTCTCCGGCGATCTTGGCCACTACGATCAGCCGATCGTGAAAGACCCCGCTCCGCCGCCGGCCTGCGATTACCTGATGGTCGAATCGACCTACGGAAACCGTTTGCACGGCGATGTTGATTCCGCAACGCAGATGGCGCGGATCATAAATGAAGCCGCCGAACGCGGCGGGCCGATCCTGATCCCGGCCTTCGCCGTTGGACGAACGCAGGAGGTGCTTTACCTGATCCGCGAGCTCGAAGACGAAAAGCGTATCCCGATCCTCCCGGTCGTTGTCGATTCGCCGATGGCCGCCCAGGCAACTCAGGTCTACGCCCGCTGGACCGAAGAGCACGACGAAGAATACGCATCGATCCTCAATACAAAACGGCATCCGCTCCGAACCGCTTCGATGACGACCGCCTCCTCACGCGACGAATCGAAGAAGGTAAACAATATGAAAGGCGCGCGGATAATCGTTTCGGCCTCCGGGATGATGACCGGCGGGCGAATTCTTCACCACGCGATCAGAATGCTTCCCGACGAGAACGCGACCGTAGTATTCGTCGGCTTTCAGGCAGCCGGGACGACCGGCCGCCGCATTCAGGACGGCGAACGCGAGGTCAAGATAATGAAGCAATGGGTCCCGGTAAATTGCCGCGTCGAGAAGGTCGAAGGCTTTTCAGCCCACGCCGACTGGAAGGCCGTGCTCCAGTGGCTCGAAGGTTTGCCAAACCGGCCGAAAAAGATCTTCACGACCCACGGCGAACCCGAGGCCGCCGAAGCGATGGCCGAGCACATCCGCGATCGCTTTGGTTGGGATGTGATGGTTCCCGACTATCTGCAAACGGCAGAGTTAGGTTGA
- a CDS encoding diguanylate cyclase, with protein sequence MSTGTKPNNSSATELDRAQFALLLFGLVAPAITFVIAVSGLSMFLKTAILVGLSAIYAVGWFAALRRRGVATGLAEPDEVTVATCVFDDDDIGGSLSSAFSDPQTSLPNERAFFVVLENQVAESARMKDERPLSVLSIDIRDFEEICKNFGHATGDRLVQFVADIIQSQLRQMDLVTRSGSDEFNIVLPTANAVVAAEIASRIKDALLPMPFEASEDEEIKVWLNFGAATFGTDGDSAEHLLRAARQRRLQEKTGDTGTIFTVDRDYLN encoded by the coding sequence ATGTCCACAGGAACCAAGCCCAACAACTCATCCGCAACCGAATTAGACCGGGCACAGTTCGCTCTGCTGCTCTTCGGGTTGGTCGCCCCGGCGATCACATTTGTCATCGCGGTCTCCGGCCTTTCGATGTTTCTCAAGACGGCGATCCTGGTCGGGCTCTCGGCAATTTACGCCGTCGGCTGGTTCGCCGCACTGCGCCGCCGCGGCGTGGCCACTGGTTTGGCCGAGCCGGATGAGGTCACGGTCGCAACGTGCGTTTTCGATGACGACGACATCGGCGGTTCGCTTTCTTCAGCGTTTTCCGATCCGCAGACGAGCCTTCCAAACGAACGAGCATTCTTCGTCGTGCTTGAAAATCAGGTGGCCGAATCTGCCCGGATGAAAGACGAGCGTCCGCTGTCGGTCCTCTCGATCGACATAAGGGACTTCGAGGAGATCTGCAAAAATTTCGGCCATGCGACCGGAGACCGGCTTGTTCAGTTCGTTGCCGATATCATTCAGTCGCAGCTTCGGCAGATGGATCTCGTGACGCGGTCGGGCTCAGACGAATTCAATATCGTGCTGCCGACCGCAAATGCCGTGGTCGCCGCGGAGATCGCGTCGCGTATCAAAGATGCGCTATTGCCGATGCCGTTCGAGGCCTCAGAGGATGAGGAGATCAAGGTCTGGCTCAACTTCGGTGCGGCGACGTTCGGGACGGACGGCGACTCGGCCGAACATCTGCTTAGGGCCGCACGGCAGCGTAGGCTTCAGGAAAAGACCGGCGACACGGGAACGATCTTCACTGTTGATCGAGATTATTTGAACTAG
- a CDS encoding YraN family protein, with translation MDLPNGLLNLYEKDSSSPRAATRATGTKGEKLAAEFLESLGHRLVARNFTAPIGRNSKGVQVRGEIDLITLDGETICFIEVKTRGSEDLAGPLAAIDLQKQRIITRTALVYRRIFGVFEMSYRFDGLTVINRPNEPPQIEHFPGLWTEQRFKKKRWL, from the coding sequence ATGGACTTGCCGAACGGATTATTGAACCTTTATGAAAAGGATAGTTCTTCGCCTCGGGCCGCGACAAGGGCGACCGGCACAAAGGGCGAGAAACTTGCCGCCGAGTTTCTTGAATCGCTCGGGCATCGGCTCGTTGCCCGGAACTTCACCGCCCCGATCGGCCGAAACTCGAAAGGCGTCCAGGTCCGTGGTGAAATAGACCTGATCACGCTTGATGGCGAGACGATCTGTTTTATCGAGGTAAAGACCCGCGGGAGCGAAGACCTCGCCGGGCCGTTGGCTGCAATTGACCTGCAAAAACAGCGGATCATTACACGGACAGCACTTGTTTACCGGCGTATTTTCGGCGTGTTTGAGATGTCGTATCGGTTCGATGGATTGACCGTCATCAATCGGCCAAACGAGCCGCCGCAGATCGAGCATTTTCCGGGCCTTTGGACCGAGCAGCGTTTCAAGAAGAAGCGTTGGCTTTAG
- a CDS encoding ABC transporter permease: MRQLYSFYFDAFWIALKSILEHKLRALLTLVGIIIGVAAVIVVGASIAGLKTYVIDQVSKVLGSNHFMMTRMASMGDMSDEEYERKNRLNKDVTWEEYEYIRDNCRLCSYVGAQMNAGTDLQVGTVEMPSVRIMGVTDNMYEIEDKTLTAGRFFSKEEVERSARVAVIGSDVVERFFEFKSPIGEEIRIRGVPVTIIGVEQKRGSFFGQSQDRHLYIPITLHNQIFNRTGGIQVHGKTIEKETFKPAIDEAHLLLRNKRQLLGSDEDTFSVVNVDEFNSTMDQVTGAIAAVVIPITLIILVVGGIVVMNIMLVSVTERTFEVGLRKAIGATRNQIMLQFLIESALLCVVGGLLGLLLAVGATQLVGFLLSMTMTITPFYVVLSIAVSSGIGILAGLYPAWKASRLDPIVALTKN, translated from the coding sequence ATGAGGCAGCTATATTCCTTTTATTTTGACGCTTTTTGGATCGCACTGAAATCGATCCTTGAGCACAAGCTTCGGGCTTTGCTGACGCTCGTCGGCATCATTATTGGTGTGGCGGCGGTGATCGTGGTCGGGGCGTCGATCGCGGGCCTGAAGACCTACGTGATCGACCAGGTCTCGAAGGTGCTCGGTTCGAACCACTTCATGATGACGCGGATGGCGAGCATGGGCGACATGTCCGATGAAGAATATGAACGAAAGAACCGCTTGAATAAGGACGTAACCTGGGAAGAATACGAGTATATTCGCGACAATTGCCGGCTTTGCAGCTACGTCGGGGCGCAGATGAACGCCGGCACCGATCTTCAGGTCGGCACCGTCGAGATGCCGTCGGTCCGCATCATGGGCGTTACCGACAATATGTATGAGATCGAGGACAAGACGCTGACCGCCGGCCGATTCTTTTCAAAAGAAGAGGTCGAGCGCTCGGCCCGGGTGGCCGTTATCGGGTCCGATGTTGTCGAGCGGTTCTTTGAGTTCAAGTCGCCGATAGGTGAGGAGATCCGCATCCGGGGCGTTCCCGTAACCATAATCGGCGTTGAGCAGAAGCGCGGGTCGTTCTTTGGGCAATCGCAGGACCGCCACCTTTATATACCGATCACGCTGCACAACCAGATCTTTAACCGGACGGGCGGCATTCAGGTCCACGGAAAGACCATCGAGAAGGAGACCTTCAAGCCGGCGATCGACGAGGCGCATCTGCTGCTTAGAAATAAGAGGCAGCTTCTCGGTTCAGATGAGGACACATTCAGCGTGGTCAATGTTGATGAATTTAACTCGACAATGGACCAGGTGACCGGAGCGATCGCGGCGGTCGTTATACCGATAACGCTGATCATTCTCGTCGTCGGGGGCATCGTCGTGATGAACATCATGCTTGTCTCGGTGACGGAGCGGACATTCGAGGTCGGCCTGAGAAAGGCGATCGGTGCGACGCGCAACCAGATAATGCTGCAGTTCCTGATCGAATCGGCCTTGCTTTGCGTTGTCGGCGGTCTGCTCGGACTGCTGCTTGCGGTCGGTGCAACCCAGCTCGTCGGCTTTCTGCTGAGCATGACAATGACGATAACCCCGTTTTATGTCGTGCTCTCGATCGCCGTCTCGAGCGGCATCGGAATTCTCGCCGGGCTTTATCCGGCATGGAAGGCGTCAAGGCTCGACCCGATCGTCGCCCTGACGAAGAACTAA